In the genome of Neisseria animaloris, one region contains:
- the dxs gene encoding 1-deoxy-D-xylulose-5-phosphate synthase, which yields MSQTPLLDTISLPQDLRCLPKEQLPRVAEELRMFLLESVGKTGGHFASNLGAVELTVALHYVYDTPNDNLVWDVGHQSYPHKILTGRKNRMHTMRQYGGLAGFPKRGESEYDAFGVGHSSTSIGAALGMAVADKLAGNGKRSVAVIGDGAMTAGQAFEALNCAGDMEIDLLVILNDNEMSISPNVGALPKYLARNVVRDMHGLLSTIKAQSTKVLDKLPGALEIAQKVEHKIKTIAGEAEHAKQSLSLFENFGFHYTGPVDGHDVENLVEVLQDLRAKKGPQILHVITKKGQGYKLAENDPVKYHAVSNLAKEPEKEPYKPVPQPAAKPTYTQIFGKWLCDQAAADPRLVAITPAMREGSGLVEYEQKFPERYFDVGIAEQHAVTFAGGLACEGAKPVVAIYSTFLQRAYDQLVHDIALQNLPVMFAVDRAGIVGADGPTHAGLYDLSFLRCVPNMVIAAPSDENECRLLLSTCYQLDAPTAVRYPRGSGIGATVSDGLDTVPVGKGVVRREGSKTAVFAFGSMVQPALEAAETLDATVADMRFVKPLDEELILKLAQSHDYLVSVEENAEQGGAGSAVLEVLAKHNICKPVLVLGVADTVTEHGDPKKLLDDLGLSAAAILRRIQSWLAEV from the coding sequence ATGAGCCAAACCCCTTTACTCGACACCATCAGCCTGCCGCAAGACTTGCGCTGTTTGCCTAAAGAACAGTTGCCGCGCGTGGCGGAAGAATTGCGTATGTTTCTGTTGGAATCGGTCGGTAAAACGGGCGGTCATTTCGCCAGCAACCTCGGCGCGGTCGAGCTAACCGTCGCGCTGCATTATGTGTATGACACACCCAACGATAATTTGGTTTGGGATGTCGGCCATCAAAGTTATCCTCACAAAATCCTCACCGGCCGCAAAAACCGTATGCACACCATGCGCCAATACGGCGGTTTGGCAGGCTTTCCCAAGCGCGGCGAGTCGGAATACGACGCATTCGGTGTCGGCCATTCTTCCACGTCTATCGGCGCGGCACTCGGTATGGCGGTGGCCGACAAACTGGCGGGCAACGGCAAACGCAGCGTAGCGGTAATTGGCGACGGTGCGATGACGGCAGGTCAGGCGTTTGAAGCCTTAAACTGCGCGGGCGATATGGAAATCGACCTGTTGGTGATTCTCAACGACAACGAAATGTCGATTTCCCCCAATGTCGGCGCGCTGCCCAAATATCTGGCGCGCAACGTCGTGCGCGATATGCACGGCCTGCTCAGCACCATCAAAGCGCAATCCACCAAAGTGCTCGACAAACTGCCCGGCGCGTTGGAAATCGCCCAAAAAGTCGAACACAAAATCAAAACCATCGCCGGAGAAGCGGAGCACGCCAAGCAGTCGCTGTCGTTATTTGAAAACTTCGGTTTTCATTACACCGGCCCCGTCGACGGCCACGACGTTGAAAATCTGGTGGAAGTGTTGCAAGACCTGCGCGCCAAAAAAGGCCCGCAGATTCTGCATGTGATCACCAAAAAAGGCCAAGGCTACAAGCTCGCCGAAAACGATCCGGTGAAATACCACGCCGTGTCCAACCTTGCCAAAGAGCCTGAAAAAGAACCCTACAAACCCGTGCCGCAACCCGCCGCCAAACCCACCTACACGCAGATTTTCGGCAAATGGCTGTGCGATCAGGCCGCCGCCGACCCGCGCTTGGTTGCCATCACGCCCGCCATGCGCGAAGGCAGCGGTTTGGTCGAATACGAACAAAAATTTCCCGAGCGTTATTTCGATGTCGGCATCGCCGAGCAGCACGCCGTTACCTTTGCCGGCGGCTTGGCCTGCGAAGGCGCGAAACCGGTGGTGGCGATTTATTCCACTTTCCTGCAACGCGCCTACGACCAACTCGTCCACGACATCGCCCTGCAAAACCTGCCCGTGATGTTTGCCGTTGACCGCGCCGGCATCGTGGGCGCAGACGGCCCCACCCACGCCGGTTTGTATGATTTGAGCTTTTTGCGCTGTGTTCCGAATATGGTCATCGCCGCCCCGAGCGACGAAAACGAATGCCGCCTGCTGCTGTCCACCTGTTACCAACTCGATGCGCCGACCGCCGTGCGTTACCCGCGCGGTTCGGGCATCGGTGCAACGGTTTCAGACGGCCTCGATACCGTACCCGTCGGCAAAGGCGTTGTCAGACGCGAAGGCAGCAAAACCGCCGTTTTCGCTTTCGGCAGCATGGTTCAGCCCGCACTGGAAGCCGCCGAAACGCTGGACGCAACCGTGGCCGATATGCGCTTCGTGAAACCGCTGGACGAAGAGTTGATTCTCAAACTGGCGCAGTCGCACGATTATCTGGTGAGCGTCGAAGAAAACGCCGAGCAAGGTGGTGCGGGCAGTGCGGTGCTGGAAGTGCTGGCGAAGCACAATATCTGCAAACCCGTGCTGGTTTTGGGCGTGGCCGACACCGTTACCGAACACGGCGACCCAAAAAAACTGCTCGACGACTTGGGCTTGAGCGCAGCGGCGATATTGCGGCGGATACAAAGTTGGCTGGCCGAAGTTTGA
- a CDS encoding MliC family protein produces the protein MTVSQKILPLLALLALSACGEQKTAEAPSSPAASAVSEAAPSDQTAASQPADNRLGGNLAAKADDAAWLSYQCADGQTLDARYYRDADGAAAQIRADGQTFTLPYNRAGSNDDLTAFGNGEYTWTIDNQFQTDFYKEENGFWTRHEKQQVASEVMDVDNVLMKNCAPVR, from the coding sequence ATGACCGTATCTCAAAAAATACTGCCCTTGCTGGCCTTGCTCGCATTAAGCGCCTGCGGCGAACAAAAAACCGCCGAAGCCCCGTCCTCGCCTGCCGCATCCGCCGTTTCCGAAGCGGCTCCGTCCGATCAGACCGCCGCATCGCAACCTGCCGACAACCGCTTGGGCGGAAACCTCGCCGCCAAAGCAGACGACGCAGCTTGGCTATCGTACCAATGTGCCGACGGCCAAACCTTAGACGCACGCTATTACCGCGATGCAGACGGCGCGGCGGCGCAGATTCGTGCCGACGGCCAAACCTTTACCCTGCCGTATAACCGCGCAGGCAGCAATGACGACTTAACGGCGTTCGGCAACGGCGAATATACGTGGACCATCGACAACCAATTCCAAACCGATTTCTATAAAGAAGAAAACGGCTTCTGGACACGCCATGAAAAACAGCAAGTGGCCAGCGAAGTGATGGACGTGGATAATGTTTTGATGAAAAACTGTGCACCGGTTCGATAA
- a CDS encoding nucleotidyltransferase domain-containing protein yields MEIQSILEEHHYNLPFIYGIFGFGSFFKGKINYSDIDLLLVTFKYSPEIKELKGILKKSFLKNNLIIDLLVLNLNEFKEDLLLEGSELELIYLNEVGWIL; encoded by the coding sequence ATGGAAATCCAATCTATTTTGGAGGAACACCATTATAATTTACCATTTATATACGGAATTTTTGGATTCGGTTCATTTTTCAAAGGAAAGATAAACTATTCTGATATAGATTTACTATTAGTAACTTTTAAATATTCCCCTGAAATTAAGGAACTAAAGGGAATACTAAAAAAAAGTTTTCTAAAAAATAACTTAATTATTGACTTGCTGGTACTTAATCTTAATGAATTTAAAGAAGACCTGTTATTAGAAGGTTCCGAACTGGAGCTTATCTATTTAAATGAAGTTGGATGGATATTGTAA
- a CDS encoding HNH endonuclease signature motif containing protein, with amino-acid sequence MAIKDKDIKMLWATSFGKCNNPSCEESLINLLTRTTIGEMAHIIAKNADGPRGNTDNENDNTYDNLLLLCPNCHTKIDKTPDDYPFELLREWKRFVEEKYEEFISSVHFSNKNELKESIKKYLIENKISHDYLGPKSKTAQRNPNSNLSLQWQYKKLEVIIPNNKKIISIIEKNTSLLSPEELELFYIFKEHALAFERHQYSPIEDYPLFPKEFEEIFSL; translated from the coding sequence ATGGCTATCAAAGATAAAGATATAAAAATGTTATGGGCAACCTCTTTCGGCAAGTGCAATAATCCATCCTGCGAGGAATCATTAATTAATTTACTTACTCGAACTACGATTGGAGAAATGGCTCACATAATTGCAAAAAATGCAGATGGCCCAAGAGGAAATACTGACAATGAAAATGACAACACCTACGATAATTTACTGCTACTCTGCCCCAATTGCCACACTAAAATCGACAAAACACCTGATGATTATCCATTTGAATTATTAAGAGAATGGAAAAGATTTGTAGAGGAGAAATACGAAGAATTTATTTCCTCTGTTCATTTTTCAAATAAAAATGAATTAAAAGAATCTATAAAAAAGTATTTAATTGAAAATAAAATTTCCCATGACTACTTAGGACCGAAATCTAAAACAGCACAGCGTAATCCAAACTCAAACTTAAGCTTACAATGGCAATATAAGAAACTAGAAGTTATCATTCCAAACAATAAAAAAATCATATCAATAATAGAGAAAAACACAAGTTTGTTAAGCCCTGAAGAGTTAGAATTATTCTACATATTTAAAGAACATGCATTAGCTTTTGAAAGACATCAATATAGTCCCATTGAAGACTACCCGTTATTTCCAAAAGAGTTTGAGGAGATTTTTTCACTATGA
- the recG gene encoding ATP-dependent DNA helicase RecG — translation MTPEHQKLLKITDTAAKKLEKLNLHTPWDVALHLPLRYEDETHIMPIKDAPIGVPCQVEGVVTLQEVQFKPRKQLVVQIQDHSGSVLFLRFIHFYPSHQKQMAQGKRIRAVGEIKHGFHGDEMIHPKIRDADNSSLAESLTPVYPTVNGLNQPTLRRIVQTALEALPLHDTLPDELLGRLKLPHLAESLRLLHAPPPDYSIRQLSDGTLPAWQRLKFDELLAQQLSMRLARQKRISGQAAPLHGTGEWSGKLLNALPFSLTQAQQRVLAEIRADMRQTHPMHRLLQGDVGSGKTIVAALAALTAVEAGSQVAVMAPTEILAEQHYLKFKQWLEPLGLSVAWLSGSQRKKAKEQNKAALSDGLAPIAVGTHALFQEDVQFHNLGLVIVDEQHRFGVAQRLALKNKGQDVHQLMMSATPIPRTLAMSFFADLDVSVIDELPPNRTPIQTRLVNSQRRPEVEGFVLNTCRKGRQVYWVCPLIEESETLQLQTATETQAALQTALPELSIGLVHGRMKAAEKAQVMAEFAAGRLNVLVATTVIEVGVDVPNASLMVIEHSERMGLAQLHQLRGRVGRGAAASTCVLLFAEPLSDLAKARLKVIYEHTDGFEIARQDLNIRGPGEFLGARQSGVPMLRFANLEEDLHLLEKAREIAPQLIEERPDIVEAHLNRWLASRESYLGV, via the coding sequence ATGACACCCGAACACCAAAAGCTGCTCAAAATCACCGACACCGCCGCCAAAAAGCTCGAAAAGCTCAACCTGCACACCCCGTGGGACGTTGCCCTGCACCTGCCGCTGCGCTACGAAGACGAAACCCACATCATGCCGATTAAAGACGCACCTATCGGTGTGCCGTGCCAAGTCGAAGGCGTAGTAACCCTGCAAGAAGTGCAGTTCAAACCCCGCAAGCAGCTTGTCGTGCAGATTCAAGACCACTCCGGCAGCGTGCTGTTTCTGCGCTTCATCCACTTCTACCCCAGCCATCAAAAACAAATGGCGCAAGGCAAACGCATCCGCGCCGTGGGCGAAATCAAACACGGCTTTCACGGCGACGAAATGATCCACCCCAAAATCCGCGATGCCGACAACAGCAGCCTTGCCGAAAGCCTCACCCCCGTTTACCCCACCGTAAACGGCCTCAACCAACCCACCTTGCGCCGCATCGTTCAGACGGCCTTAGAAGCCCTGCCCCTGCACGACACCCTGCCCGACGAACTCTTAGGCCGTCTGAAACTGCCGCACTTGGCCGAAAGCCTTCGCCTTTTGCACGCCCCGCCGCCCGATTACAGCATCCGCCAACTTTCAGACGGCACCCTCCCCGCATGGCAGCGGCTCAAATTCGACGAACTGCTCGCCCAACAGCTCTCCATGCGGCTCGCCCGGCAAAAACGCATCAGCGGGCAGGCCGCCCCCCTGCACGGCACCGGCGAATGGTCGGGCAAACTGCTCAACGCCCTGCCCTTTTCCCTCACCCAAGCCCAACAGCGCGTGCTGGCCGAAATCCGCGCCGACATGCGCCAAACCCACCCCATGCACCGCCTGCTGCAAGGCGACGTAGGCAGCGGCAAAACCATCGTCGCCGCCCTAGCCGCCCTCACCGCCGTCGAAGCCGGCAGCCAAGTTGCCGTGATGGCACCCACCGAAATCCTCGCCGAACAGCACTACCTCAAATTCAAACAATGGCTCGAGCCGCTCGGCCTCAGCGTTGCATGGCTTTCCGGCAGCCAGCGCAAAAAAGCCAAAGAACAAAACAAAGCCGCCCTTTCAGACGGCCTCGCCCCCATCGCCGTCGGCACCCACGCCCTCTTTCAAGAAGACGTACAGTTCCACAACCTCGGCCTCGTCATCGTCGACGAACAGCACCGCTTCGGCGTCGCCCAACGCCTCGCCCTCAAAAACAAAGGGCAAGACGTACACCAGCTCATGATGTCCGCCACACCCATCCCACGCACGCTGGCCATGAGCTTTTTCGCCGACCTCGACGTTTCCGTGATCGACGAACTGCCGCCCAACCGCACCCCCATCCAAACCCGCCTCGTCAACAGCCAGCGCCGCCCCGAAGTCGAAGGCTTCGTACTCAACACCTGCCGCAAAGGGCGGCAGGTTTACTGGGTCTGCCCCCTCATCGAAGAAAGCGAAACCCTGCAACTGCAAACCGCCACCGAAACCCAAGCCGCCCTTCAAACCGCCCTGCCCGAACTCAGCATCGGCCTCGTCCACGGCCGCATGAAAGCCGCCGAAAAAGCCCAAGTGATGGCCGAATTTGCCGCAGGCCGTCTGAACGTACTCGTTGCCACCACCGTTATCGAAGTCGGCGTAGACGTACCCAACGCCAGCCTCATGGTTATCGAACACTCCGAACGCATGGGCTTGGCACAACTGCACCAACTGCGCGGACGCGTAGGCCGCGGAGCCGCCGCCAGCACCTGCGTCTTACTCTTCGCCGAACCCCTGAGCGACTTGGCCAAAGCCCGCCTCAAAGTCATCTACGAACACACCGACGGCTTCGAAATCGCCCGCCAAGACCTCAACATCCGCGGCCCCGGCGAATTTCTCGGCGCACGCCAAAGCGGCGTACCCATGCTCCGCTTCGCCAACCTCGAAGAAGACCTGCACCTTTTAGAAAAAGCCCGCGAAATCGCCCCCCAACTGATCGAAGAACGCCCCGACATCGTCGAAGCCCACCTCAACCGCTGGCTGGCGAGCAGGGAAAGTTATTTGGGGGTTTGA
- a CDS encoding TonB-dependent receptor has product MPNNINLRVIYALLLAAFPIVAQAETYGENQEIYTATLPTVKVEAQADSNILKGYINYDEATVTRNGQLVKETPQSIDTLNIQKNKNYGTNDLSSILEGNAGIDASYDMRGESLFLRGFQADANDIYRDGVRESGQVRRSTANIERVEILKGPASVLYGRTSGGGIINLVSKYANFRQNRTVGASYGSYAARSLNLDINEVLNDNVAVRLSGEIGKTNSFRSGIDGKNGMISPSITVKLDNGLKWTGQYTYDKVERTPDRGPERAVYDKLSLSYRHGFAHPNDFVKDKLQIWRSNLEYAFNPNWNLQWQLAHRRASQDFDHFYGGSLDEATGRLKRNYAWQQTDNKTLSSNATLNGDFKTGNFDNHLTVGLDYSREERNPTLAFKRDFATIDPHDRASWPPSGRLLPVGTRNRHKADSHGLFAQNIFSVTPDIKLTAGIRYDKYRYRSTDIKENSREYSGHSFSPNFGATWNVTPAHTLYAGFNKGYAPYGGYGGAGISITTLGANTPPESFKQYETGVKSSWFEDRLNTTLAVYQIERSDVYYQPDRNDPFTFKQRGKDRSRGIELSGIGRIAPKWYLRGSLGVMQAKTVEDAQNPKNVGRHLRNTSNITGNLFVRHTPTQNFYGELGVTGTGKRYYYANNGSDAHIPGFARVDALAGWNRKNLNLTLAVNNLLNQKYWRSDAMPGTPRGVTARVNYSF; this is encoded by the coding sequence ATGCCAAACAATATAAATTTACGCGTCATTTATGCTTTATTGCTAGCAGCCTTTCCTATTGTGGCACAAGCAGAGACATACGGTGAAAATCAGGAAATTTACACCGCCACCCTGCCGACGGTCAAAGTGGAGGCACAAGCCGATAGCAATATCCTCAAAGGCTATATCAATTACGACGAAGCAACGGTAACGCGTAACGGCCAACTGGTTAAAGAAACCCCGCAAAGCATCGATACGCTCAATATCCAAAAAAACAAAAACTACGGCACCAACGATTTAAGCTCGATTCTCGAAGGCAATGCCGGTATCGATGCTTCCTACGATATGCGCGGCGAGAGCCTGTTTCTGCGCGGCTTCCAAGCCGATGCCAACGATATTTACCGCGACGGCGTGCGTGAAAGCGGGCAAGTACGCCGCAGCACCGCCAACATCGAACGGGTGGAAATCCTCAAAGGCCCCGCATCCGTGCTTTACGGACGTACCAGTGGCGGCGGCATCATAAACTTGGTCAGCAAATACGCCAACTTCCGACAAAACCGCACCGTAGGCGCGTCTTACGGCTCTTATGCCGCACGCAGCCTGAATCTCGACATCAACGAGGTGTTAAACGACAACGTAGCCGTACGCTTGAGCGGCGAAATCGGCAAAACCAACTCGTTCCGCTCCGGCATCGACGGCAAAAACGGCATGATCTCGCCCAGCATCACGGTAAAACTCGACAACGGCCTGAAATGGACGGGGCAATATACCTACGACAAAGTAGAACGCACACCCGACCGCGGCCCGGAAAGAGCCGTTTACGACAAACTCAGCTTATCGTACCGCCACGGTTTCGCCCATCCCAACGATTTCGTGAAAGACAAACTGCAAATATGGCGTTCCAACCTCGAATATGCCTTCAACCCGAATTGGAACCTGCAATGGCAGCTTGCCCACCGCCGCGCCTCGCAGGATTTCGACCATTTCTACGGCGGCTCGCTCGACGAAGCCACAGGCCGTCTGAAACGAAACTACGCATGGCAGCAAACCGACAACAAAACCTTGTCGAGCAATGCCACCCTCAACGGCGATTTTAAAACCGGCAACTTTGACAACCACCTTACCGTCGGCCTTGATTACAGCCGTGAAGAGCGCAACCCTACCCTGGCTTTCAAACGCGACTTTGCTACTATCGACCCGCACGACCGCGCAAGCTGGCCGCCTTCGGGCCGGTTGCTGCCTGTCGGCACCCGCAACCGCCATAAAGCCGATTCGCACGGCCTGTTTGCACAAAACATTTTCTCGGTTACACCCGACATCAAGCTGACGGCGGGCATACGCTACGACAAATACCGCTACCGTTCCACCGACATCAAAGAAAACTCGCGCGAATACAGCGGCCATTCGTTCAGCCCCAATTTCGGAGCCACATGGAACGTTACCCCCGCACACACGCTGTATGCAGGCTTCAACAAAGGCTACGCACCTTACGGCGGCTACGGCGGGGCGGGCATTTCCATCACCACCCTCGGTGCCAACACCCCGCCCGAATCGTTCAAACAATACGAAACGGGTGTGAAGAGCAGTTGGTTTGAAGACCGCCTCAACACCACATTGGCCGTCTACCAAATCGAACGCAGCGATGTTTATTACCAGCCCGACCGCAACGACCCGTTTACTTTCAAACAACGCGGCAAAGACCGTTCGCGCGGCATCGAATTGAGCGGCATCGGCCGGATTGCCCCCAAATGGTACCTGCGCGGCTCGCTCGGCGTGATGCAGGCCAAAACCGTTGAAGACGCACAAAATCCGAAAAACGTCGGCCGCCATCTCAGAAACACCAGCAACATTACCGGCAATCTGTTTGTGCGCCACACCCCCACACAAAACTTCTACGGCGAACTTGGCGTTACCGGCACCGGCAAACGCTACTACTATGCCAACAACGGCAGCGATGCCCATATACCCGGCTTCGCCCGCGTCGATGCACTCGCAGGTTGGAACCGCAAAAACCTCAACCTCACACTGGCGGTCAACAACCTGCTCAACCAGAAATACTGGCGTTCCGATGCCATGCCCGGCACACCGCGCGGCGTAACGGCACGGGTGAATTACAGCTTTTAA
- the secB gene encoding protein-export chaperone SecB encodes MSEELQPVFSIEKLYVKDLSLEVPHAPQIFLEQGEPEVDMRVATDSSKLEEGFHEVTVTVTVTAKLANDRVMFLNEISQSGIFRLENIPEEDVKLLLAVACPNILFPYAREAVSASITRAGFPPVLLAPINFEAMYQQAQEGNA; translated from the coding sequence ATGAGCGAAGAATTACAACCCGTATTCAGTATCGAAAAACTGTATGTCAAAGACCTGTCGCTGGAAGTGCCGCACGCACCTCAAATTTTCCTGGAGCAAGGCGAGCCCGAAGTGGACATGCGCGTAGCCACCGACAGCAGCAAACTGGAAGAAGGCTTCCATGAAGTAACCGTTACCGTAACCGTTACCGCAAAATTGGCTAACGACCGCGTGATGTTCCTCAACGAAATATCGCAAAGCGGCATCTTCCGCTTGGAAAACATCCCTGAAGAAGACGTAAAACTGCTGTTGGCCGTTGCCTGCCCGAACATTCTGTTCCCGTATGCCCGCGAAGCCGTTTCTGCTTCCATTACCCGTGCAGGCTTCCCGCCCGTGCTGCTGGCTCCCATCAACTTTGAAGCCATGTACCAACAAGCGCAAGAAGGCAACGCTTAA
- the grxC gene encoding glutaredoxin 3: MQPVTMYTGPYCPYCTMAKKFLKSQGISEIKEIRVDHNPADYAEMQQITGQRSVPQIFIGSIHVGGFTDLYALHQRGDLKNLLEGETE; encoded by the coding sequence ATGCAGCCTGTTACCATGTATACCGGCCCCTACTGCCCTTACTGCACCATGGCAAAAAAATTTCTAAAATCACAAGGCATCAGCGAAATCAAAGAAATCCGCGTCGACCACAACCCCGCCGACTATGCCGAAATGCAGCAAATCACCGGCCAGCGCAGTGTGCCGCAAATTTTTATCGGCAGCATCCATGTCGGCGGTTTTACTGACTTATACGCACTGCACCAACGCGGCGACCTTAAAAACCTGCTTGAAGGCGAAACCGAATAA
- the recJ gene encoding single-stranded-DNA-specific exonuclease RecJ — MSVKIRTRTINQSVCQTLIQAGTDPLLARLCAARDVASPAELDDKLAALLPYQSLTRCTEAASRLADAVERKQKILIVADYDADGATACAVGIKGLSAMGASVDFLVPNRFEHGYGLTPELADIAAAQGVQLLLTVDNGIASIAGVERAQALGLDVIVTDHHLPADTVPDCIIVNPNQRGCNFASKNLAGVGVIFYVLMALRAELRQRGWFRSSEHPLSDGLNEPNLAELLDLVALGTVADVVPLDHNNRILVSQGLKRMRAGKMRPGIRALFEIARRDWRKAQPFDMGFALGPRINAAGRLDDMSVGIACLLADNEAEAQSLAAQLNDLNIERREIEQSMLQDALNAFPESLPAGQTTLVVYQNDFHQGVVGIVASRLKDRFYRPAIVFAPADNGEVRGSGRSIPGLHLRDALDLVSKRHPDMILKFGGHAMAAGLSIREENIAAFQTAFEQTVRELVHADDLAQTYITDGSLPAADITLTQAQNLARQVWGQGFAPPTFTDEFAVIRQQAMGVNHKKVWLRKEGCEFEAMFWRCTEELPTRVRTVYRPVANEWRNNIELQLYIDYWEAA, encoded by the coding sequence ATGTCAGTCAAAATCCGTACCCGCACCATTAATCAAAGCGTTTGCCAAACCCTGATTCAGGCCGGCACCGACCCGCTGCTCGCCCGCCTGTGCGCCGCCCGCGACGTGGCCTCCCCTGCCGAGTTGGACGACAAACTCGCCGCCCTGCTGCCCTACCAAAGCCTCACCCGCTGCACCGAAGCCGCTTCCAGATTGGCCGATGCGGTGGAGCGCAAACAGAAAATCTTAATCGTGGCCGATTACGATGCCGACGGCGCAACCGCCTGTGCAGTCGGCATCAAAGGGTTATCGGCAATGGGAGCCTCGGTCGATTTTTTAGTGCCCAACCGCTTCGAGCACGGCTACGGCCTCACGCCCGAACTGGCCGACATCGCCGCCGCCCAGGGCGTGCAGTTATTGTTGACCGTTGATAACGGCATCGCCAGCATCGCCGGCGTAGAACGCGCTCAGGCATTGGGTTTGGATGTTATCGTAACCGACCACCATCTGCCCGCCGATACCGTGCCCGATTGCATCATCGTCAACCCCAATCAACGCGGCTGCAACTTTGCCAGCAAAAATTTGGCGGGCGTGGGCGTGATTTTTTATGTATTGATGGCTTTGCGCGCCGAATTGCGGCAGCGCGGCTGGTTCAGGTCGTCTGAACACCCGCTTTCAGACGGCCTCAATGAACCGAATCTAGCCGAGCTGTTGGATTTAGTCGCACTCGGCACCGTTGCCGATGTGGTGCCGCTCGACCATAACAACCGCATTCTCGTTTCGCAAGGCTTGAAACGGATGCGTGCGGGGAAAATGCGCCCCGGTATCCGCGCCCTGTTTGAAATTGCAAGGCGCGACTGGCGTAAAGCCCAGCCTTTCGACATGGGCTTCGCACTCGGCCCGCGCATCAACGCAGCCGGCCGGCTCGACGATATGTCGGTCGGCATCGCCTGCCTGCTGGCCGACAACGAAGCCGAAGCACAAAGCCTTGCCGCCCAACTCAACGATTTGAACATCGAACGGCGCGAAATCGAACAATCCATGCTGCAAGACGCGCTGAATGCTTTTCCCGAATCATTGCCCGCCGGCCAAACCACTTTGGTTGTTTACCAAAACGACTTTCATCAAGGTGTGGTCGGCATCGTAGCCAGCCGTCTGAAAGACCGTTTCTACCGCCCCGCCATCGTGTTCGCCCCTGCCGACAACGGCGAAGTGCGCGGTTCCGGCCGCTCCATTCCCGGCCTGCATTTGCGCGATGCGTTGGATTTGGTGAGCAAACGCCACCCCGACATGATTTTGAAATTCGGCGGACACGCCATGGCAGCAGGCTTGAGCATACGCGAAGAAAACATTGCCGCTTTTCAGACGGCCTTTGAGCAGACCGTACGCGAATTGGTGCATGCCGACGACTTGGCGCAAACCTACATCACCGACGGCAGCCTGCCCGCCGCCGACATCACGCTCACACAAGCGCAAAACCTCGCCCGCCAAGTGTGGGGGCAAGGCTTCGCCCCGCCGACGTTTACCGACGAATTTGCCGTTATCCGCCAACAGGCTATGGGCGTAAACCACAAAAAAGTGTGGCTGCGTAAAGAAGGCTGCGAATTTGAAGCCATGTTTTGGCGCTGCACCGAAGAGCTTCCCACCCGCGTCCGCACGGTATACCGCCCCGTGGCCAACGAATGGCGCAACAATATCGAATTGCAACTTTATATCGACTATTGGGAAGCTGCATGA